TAAGTGTGAGCTCAGCTCTAGCAAAACCCATGGCTGTGCTTCTTAGGGACCAAAAATCAGGGCTCCttgctagaggtgaaattctgaTTTACACCAGCCAGAAACCAGCCTTGTTTCCTACCACCCCAGTTCCTGTTTGGGGCATCCCTCGTGCACACGTGGAAACAGGAAACAGAAGAGATGAAttcaggaaaaacagaaaggtGCTGATAGTGCTTGGTGAGAGGGCACTGCAGCAGGAATAAAAAAGGTTTGTTCCAAATGGATGAGTGATTGTGGATGTCTCTTTCTCCTTGGACCAGAGTCTGAAACATCTTCTAAAAAGGCAAATTAAAAGCTTTAACCATTTGGAATGCAATGTCCCTTGAAGTGATTAACACTACTGTTATTAAACTAgtgattaaattattttttaaaagaaatgcttttttcagtgttatctttttgagtaataaaacaagaaaaaaatattctctgttTTTAGAGAGGTAAAAGTAAATCAGCGACCAGAAGCAAAGTCTGTAGAAATGTAAATGAAGTTTCATTAACTCTTTCTCCAGTGTTCCAATTAtaaaggaaaaagtgtttcaACAATCCAGAGACAAGTTAAGTTCCCTAGAGGAGTCTAAGAAATAACATTGCCAAATGCAATTAACACTCTGTCATTAACTCGTTGTTGTGAAGTTTCTGAAGTCAGGCAATGACTTCATCCTGAGATGTCTTACATTGCCTTCCTCTTTTACAAGCAAactaaaccaaaaaaagaatATTAGACTCAATTTTAGTGCCTTTTTCTGCCTTTATGGCCAGTCAGATGAAACAGAGAGGCCTCAGAGGTCAGCATGGCCACATTGGTAgtgaagatttctttttcttgaccTCAGTATGGAAAGCACAGCTTGAATGCTGCAGGCTCTGGCCCAGGCTATTCACCAAGCCAGAGCACTTCTTGTATCCAGAATAAACTGCAAAACCCTCCCAAATAAATACTCCCAGGTTGTAGCAGCCCTTTTCTCTGTGTGCTAATCCTGTGGCTCAGCTAATCCTCTGGAAATGCTTCTTTTCATGCCTGGATGAATTTCTCCAGCTGGGACTTGCAGAATGTTCTTATCCCATGGCTCAGACTCCGCAGTGCTTGGAGGGTGTGGGCACTGCACGGCATTAAATGCTGAGGTCTTGCTGGCAATAAGGAATGGCCATCAGTTaatcttcctttccttccctttccccacaCCTTAAATGAAAAACACAAGGCTCTGAAAGAAGTGAACTGATTTCCTCATCACTGTCATTCAGTGGATCTCTTTTCTGCCAGAAGGAATGGAAAACATataaaaaggggggaaaaaaggcagagcAAAACATGGAGTCCCTATCAATTAGTGTGTGCTTAGCCTGGAAAATTCACTATAAAAGTATTTCTTCAGTAAGAGGGTGAGGAGAACTCCTGCAATGgaagtgaggagctgcagcctggataCCTGAATTAGACATGGGAAGTGCTCTGCTTCAGAAGAAATGTCTGGTATATATATTGTACTCCTAAGGAAGAGATGGAGATAGAAATTCCAAATAATTTGCTTCTGAAGCAAAGAATAAAGGCAAAACATTTACAAGTGTGAAACAGAACTTTGTGCCTGTAGTTTCCCCTGAGCTAGTAAACCATCAGAACTCACCAAAATTGGAAATAAGGTTTTTAATCCACACATTCATGGACAAGAAAATCTTTATTTCTTCATCAACACAGCCATCCCTCTGATTAGTACTTCTTTCACTTCTTTATTCCTCAGGCTGTAAATCAGGGGGTTTAAAGTGGGAATGACAGTTGTGTATATGAGAGCCAGGACTTTCTTAGCCTCCTGTGAATTACTGGATTTTGGCTGTAAGTAAATCAAAGTCCCACTGGCGCAGTACAGCGTTACCACAGTAAGGTGTGAGGAACAGGTGGAGAAGGTCTTGTGCCTGCTCTCTGCAGAGGAAATCCTCAGGATGCTGGAGATGATGCAGGTGTAGGACAGCAGGATGAggcagaagggcgtgaagatgACGAGCACCGTGGCTGAGATCAGCTGCCGCTCGTAGCGCGACGTGTCCGCGCAGGCGAGCAGCACCAGCGGCGGGATGTCACAGAAGAAGTAGTTGATCCTCCTGGGCCCACAGAAGGACAGGCTGAACACCCAGGCTGTCTGCAGCACCGACACCAcctggccactgcagcaggagagcagcaccaTGGAGAGGCAAGCCCTGGTGCTCATGATGGCCGGGTACCTCAGCGGGCGGCACACGGCCACGTAGCGATCGTAGGCCATGGCTGCCAGCAGGTACCACTCAGTGGACGCCAAGGAAACCACACAGTAGAGCTGTGTGACACAGCCCAGGTAGGAGATGCTCCTGTCCTCTGACAGGATGTTTACCAGCATCTTGGGGACGACCACTGAGGCTGTGGAAATATCCAGGAAGGACAGGACGCGGAGGAAGAAGTACATGGGCGTGTGGAGGGTGGGGTGAGCTGTGGCCATGCAGATGAGGAGGTTCCCGATGAGGGTCATGCTGTAAATGAAGCAGATTGTGAAGAACAGCAGGTGCTGGAGTTCTGGGTGGCTGGACAACCCAGAGAGGATGAATTCACTCAGCAGGGTGTGGTTTCCTGCATCTTGTTCCTCTGCTGGCTCCATCTGGGAGGAATCAGACACTGTCAGACCAGGATCACACTGCTTCCAACCAGGAGCCTCCTGGGGATGCCTGGAGATCTGCTGGATCAAAGGGAGGAAGCCTagagcaggctgggctgagcacaTTGAGAAGGAAGTGGTGCCAGTGCCCTCCAAGTGTCATTGTTTGGTGGTGTCACCAAGCCTTTGACCAAGAGGAGCTGGCATTGAAGGGGTGGCTCCATCCTGGGTGCAGGGTTAGCTGCTGAGGATCTGCTCTCCCCCCACATGTCAGGTCTGtgctcacagctgctcccacaggcaCTTCCTGCAGTCAGGGGAACGCCCAGGTGACAACTGAAACACCCACAGaccacagaaagaaagaaaaacccttGTGCTGCCTTAGGGAGCAGTGGGCAGTGCTCCTTGCACTCTGTTTCTCCTCCTGAGTGAGCTGACAGCGCAGGCAGCCTCCCTCCAGGACATCTGAAGCTCAGAGCAACCCAACTTCAGATGAGAGCCAGGGAAGTTCAGGCTGTGGGAGGCTTTGGCTCACATTCACATCAACCCCCAGCTGCCAGGAGGACAGAAATGCTTCCAAGAGCCCAGCTGTGGGCAAAGCACTCCCAAATGGAGCAAGCAGAAGCTGTGAAGGGAAGCCCTAAGCCAGCTCCTGTCCACAAAAACACCCACAGAGCAAAGAAACCAGCACCAAagtaaaccaaacaaaaaatcctgtCTGTAGGCAGGCAAAGGAAGAAGGAATCATTCCAGGCAGGGGTACCCATGGGGAATGATGAGGAAATGCAGAGGGAGAAGCTCAGGACCAGCCATTCATGACTCACATGGCCTTGTTCCCCTGAGAAGTGCTGCAGTGTGAGGGATGATCACAAAGTGCTGGACCTGCTCTGTCTTCTCACTGCCCAGgatgggaaactgaggcactgaaagagaaaagatCTGTTGAGTTTGTGAGGGTCCTCAGGATGAGGCGAGAGATGagtgaatctgactccatgttcttagaaggatattattatattatattatattatattatattatattatattatattatattatattatattatattatattattatacattatatcatattatattatattatattatattatattatattatattatattatattatattatattatattatattatattatattatactaaagaaagagaaagatacagacagaaggcttaacaagaatgaataataaaaacttgtgactcctcagagccttgacacagctggccatgattggccattaagttaaaacaactcacatgttggataaataatctccagaccacattccagagcagcaaacacaggtGAAGctcaggcttctcagcttcacaggagaaaatcctgggcaaagagattgctttattatactgtattattctatactatattaccctagtactatattacactatactTTCTCCCTCGGACAAGGGGagggaatgatgcatctgactccatcttatcagaaagctaattaattactttattatactttattattctatactatattacactatattattctatactatattacacaattactatattacactatattgcATTAttactatattacactacagTACGCTATATTattactatattacactattttatactatattacactatattattattatattacattatattattactatattacactacagTACACTATATTATTACTATATTACACTCttttatactatattacactatattattattgtattacattatattattactatattacactacagTACACTATATTATTACTATATTACACTCttttatactatattacactatattattattgtattacattatattattactatattacactacagTACACTATATTAttactatattacattattttatactatattacactatattattattatattacattatattattactatattacactacagTACACTATATTATTACTATATTACACTCttttatactatattacactatattattattattatattacattatgttattactatattacactatattccCTCCCCCTGACAAGGAGAGAGAAATGATGTATCTGACTCCATGTTATCAGAAAGCTAATCAATTATTATACtttattattctatactatattacactatattacattacatctaaactgaacctgccaagcactcactctgcacacactgcacagaatCCTGTGGCTGTCAgtgacagtcctgacacacacacacacacctggccctgacagggGAAACAAAtcaccatcactgtgggtaaacaatctccacattgcattctactttggcacaaacacaggcacagcaaatgataagaattgtttttcctttctctgaggttcagagaatgtgaaaaccagaaatattcttggggagaattgtgccttgctcttctctgtgaggagaaatgtGGTGACACCGCTCTGTCTGTGACTGACACAGGACATCTTCCACCCCTGGGTTTTATGACCTAAACACAAAGCTGTGGATCCTGGAGCCACAGATTACTTAAAAACACACAAGCACAATAAGGAAACTCCCAAT
The sequence above is a segment of the Agelaius phoeniceus isolate bAgePho1 chromosome 26, bAgePho1.hap1, whole genome shotgun sequence genome. Coding sequences within it:
- the LOC129131023 gene encoding olfactory receptor 10A5-like isoform X1 — translated: MCSAQPALGFLPLIQQISRHPQEAPGWKQCDPGLTVSDSSQMEPAEEQDAGNHTLLSEFILSGLSSHPELQHLLFFTICFIYSMTLIGNLLICMATAHPTLHTPMYFFLRVLSFLDISTASVVVPKMLVNILSEDRSISYLGCVTQLYCVVSLASTEWYLLAAMAYDRYVAVCRPLRYPAIMSTRACLSMVLLSCCSGQVVSVLQTAWVFSLSFCGPRRINYFFCDIPPLVLLACADTSRYERQLISATVLVIFTPFCLILLSYTCIISSILRISSAESRHKTFSTCSSHLTVVTLYCASGTLIYLQPKSSNSQEAKKVLALIYTTVIPTLNPLIYSLRNKEVKEVLIRGMAVLMKK
- the LOC129131023 gene encoding olfactory receptor 10A5-like isoform X2; amino-acid sequence: MEPAEEQDAGNHTLLSEFILSGLSSHPELQHLLFFTICFIYSMTLIGNLLICMATAHPTLHTPMYFFLRVLSFLDISTASVVVPKMLVNILSEDRSISYLGCVTQLYCVVSLASTEWYLLAAMAYDRYVAVCRPLRYPAIMSTRACLSMVLLSCCSGQVVSVLQTAWVFSLSFCGPRRINYFFCDIPPLVLLACADTSRYERQLISATVLVIFTPFCLILLSYTCIISSILRISSAESRHKTFSTCSSHLTVVTLYCASGTLIYLQPKSSNSQEAKKVLALIYTTVIPTLNPLIYSLRNKEVKEVLIRGMAVLMKK